In a single window of the Campylobacter iguaniorum genome:
- the miaA gene encoding tRNA (adenosine(37)-N6)-dimethylallyltransferase MiaA yields the protein MFYEFGLIGTTASGKSALAIKLASRLGGVILSLDSLCLYKEIDIASAKPNADELSQIRHFGINLVYPDEHFCVGDFIKEYFKAREFAMSNDIPLIITGGSGFYLSAMLGGLSPKLDDSPNSLSNSQIWELVLQNDPEFAAKFSQNDTFRMQKWYQIYTQTSQIPSLWLKQNTTEPIIKNLKIFDIVWDKDELRSRIAQRTKAMLESGLIDEAKGLFAKYPNDVKALNCIGLKESKEFLNGELGDIDPSLNSLNLNDKKSSYYKLFELISTHTAQLAKRQRTFNASKFKDKINVSFESGFEQILANL from the coding sequence ATGTTTTATGAATTTGGGCTTATCGGAACTACAGCAAGTGGCAAAAGTGCTCTAGCTATCAAGCTAGCTAGCAGGCTTGGTGGCGTGATTCTTAGCCTTGATTCGCTTTGTCTTTACAAAGAAATAGACATCGCAAGCGCCAAACCAAACGCTGATGAACTAAGCCAAATCAGGCATTTTGGAATAAATTTGGTCTATCCTGATGAGCATTTTTGCGTGGGGGATTTTATCAAAGAGTATTTCAAGGCTAGAGAGTTTGCCATGTCTAATGATATTCCACTCATTATCACTGGCGGAAGCGGATTTTATCTCTCAGCCATGCTGGGTGGGCTTAGTCCAAAGCTGGATGATAGCCCAAACTCGCTTAGCAATAGCCAAATTTGGGAACTTGTGCTTCAAAACGACCCAGAATTCGCAGCCAAATTTAGCCAAAACGATACTTTTAGAATGCAAAAATGGTATCAAATTTACACCCAAACTAGCCAGATCCCAAGTTTATGGCTGAAGCAAAACACAACTGAGCCAATCATCAAAAATCTAAAAATATTTGATATTGTTTGGGATAAAGATGAGCTAAGATCTCGCATAGCCCAAAGGACAAAAGCCATGCTAGAAAGCGGGCTAATAGATGAAGCAAAGGGCTTGTTTGCTAAGTATCCAAATGACGTAAAAGCCCTAAACTGCATAGGTTTAAAAGAGTCCAAAGAGTTTCTAAATGGCGAGCTTGGCGATATTGATCCAAGCTTAAATAGCTTAAATTTAAACGACAAAAAATCGTCTTACTACAAGCTTTTTGAACTAATTTCCACGCATACAGCACAGCTTGCCAAACGCCAACGCACTTTTAATGCGTCTAAATTTAAAGACAAAATAAATGTGAGTTTTGAGAGTGGATTTGAGCAAATTTTAGCTAATTTATAA
- the mqnP gene encoding menaquinone biosynthesis prenyltransferase MqnP gives MAKFIQILKDINELIVFKHSVFALPFIFIAMIVASKSGSGSMWFGFGLLVLGVLCAVSARNYAMAMNRLLDEDIDRPNPRCSSRPSVDGRIGRANLKAFIIANAVIFVVVAFFINSLAFWLSFVFLAILGGYSYVKRFSSLAHVVLGFCLGLAPIAGVIAVSGEVPLWSVLLCLGVVFWVGGFDVLYSLQDIDYDKGAGLFSIPAIYGQKSSMFISALFHGLCVIFWTLFVWAGGLGFWAYLAVLLSAFILYKEHTIVRADFNKIDKAFFTLNGYLGIMFFILVWIDLW, from the coding sequence ATGGCTAAATTTATACAAATTTTAAAAGATATTAATGAGCTTATCGTGTTTAAGCACTCTGTTTTTGCCTTGCCGTTTATCTTCATAGCGATGATTGTAGCTAGCAAGAGTGGAAGCGGCTCTATGTGGTTTGGGTTTGGGCTTTTGGTGCTTGGCGTGCTTTGCGCTGTAAGTGCTAGAAACTACGCTATGGCGATGAATAGATTGCTTGATGAGGACATCGATAGACCAAATCCACGCTGCTCATCTCGCCCAAGCGTCGATGGACGTATCGGCAGAGCAAATTTAAAAGCCTTTATCATAGCAAACGCTGTTATATTCGTGGTCGTAGCGTTTTTCATCAACTCTTTGGCATTTTGGCTTAGTTTTGTATTTTTGGCTATTCTTGGTGGATATTCTTATGTGAAGAGATTTTCTAGCCTAGCTCACGTGGTGCTTGGATTTTGTCTTGGATTAGCTCCTATTGCCGGGGTTATTGCAGTGAGTGGAGAAGTGCCTTTGTGGTCAGTGCTGCTTTGCCTTGGCGTGGTTTTTTGGGTTGGCGGATTTGACGTGTTGTATTCGCTCCAAGACATTGATTATGACAAAGGTGCTGGACTTTTTAGCATTCCAGCTATTTATGGACAAAAATCATCGATGTTTATTTCAGCCCTTTTTCACGGGCTTTGCGTTATTTTTTGGACTTTGTTTGTGTGGGCTGGCGGGCTTGGTTTTTGGGCGTATTTGGCTGTTTTGCTCTCAGCTTTTATACTTTATAAAGAACACACGATAGTAAGAGCAGATTTTAATAAGATAGACAAGGCATTTTTCACGCTAAATGGATATTTGGGGATTATGTTTTTTATCTTGGTTTGGATAGATTTATGGTAG
- a CDS encoding DUF6115 domain-containing protein has protein sequence MSNDILIYLCFGVILAVLFALMLAKDSQTAKKFAKFEIILESLIRENYELKKELKNMQIPPAPSEPLDMQEVARSIEFSVNEAVNAKVIPIIESLKTMENAIGSFKDDQQNRMYNLEERTRTINKLTPPDFDIEENRIVELYNSGKSIESIARDLRLSVGRVSMVLKVHKVI, from the coding sequence ATGAGCAATGACATACTCATATATCTATGTTTTGGTGTGATTTTGGCAGTTTTGTTTGCTCTTATGTTAGCAAAAGATAGTCAAACAGCCAAGAAATTTGCTAAATTTGAAATCATCTTAGAAAGCTTGATAAGAGAGAATTACGAGCTAAAAAAAGAGCTAAAAAATATGCAGATCCCGCCAGCTCCTAGCGAGCCTTTGGATATGCAAGAAGTTGCAAGAAGTATTGAGTTTAGCGTAAATGAAGCAGTAAATGCGAAAGTAATTCCTATCATCGAAAGCCTAAAAACTATGGAAAATGCCATAGGTAGCTTCAAAGATGACCAACAAAACAGAATGTATAATCTAGAAGAGCGAACAAGAACGATAAATAAGCTCACGCCACCTGATTTTGACATAGAAGAAAATCGCATAGTAGAGCTGTATAATTCTGGAAAAAGTATAGAGAGCATAGCAAGGGATCTCAGGCTTAGCGTGGGTAGGGTGAGTATGGTTTTAAAAGTTCATAAGGTGATTTGA
- the moaA gene encoding GTP 3',8-cyclase MoaA encodes MLIDSYGRVVDYLRVSVTERCNFRCRYCMPEEGIENLGHQSVLSYEEMFEFIKICLDNGVTKIRLTGGEPLVRSGIENFIAMINGYKPGLDLAMTTNGFLLAKKAQALKDAGLKRLNISLDSLDPKKANFLARKDVLEHVLEGIKTACELGFGVKLNTVALKGVNDAELVELMDFAKSCNAQIRYIEFMENSHASGELKGLRKDDILGIICQKYNLKEITKSPNSPSSLFKLEDGYKFGIIDPHKHDFCATCNRLRLSAEGLLIPCLYYEDGKSIREAMRAGDIKKACEILREVIANKPEKNKWENDGKGEISSRAFYQTGG; translated from the coding sequence ATGCTAATAGATAGCTATGGTAGAGTTGTTGATTATTTGAGGGTTTCAGTTACTGAGAGGTGCAATTTTCGTTGTCGCTACTGCATGCCAGAAGAGGGCATAGAAAACTTAGGTCATCAAAGCGTTTTAAGCTATGAAGAGATGTTTGAGTTTATTAAAATTTGCCTTGATAATGGCGTCACAAAGATACGTCTGACTGGTGGCGAACCTCTTGTCAGAAGTGGCATAGAAAACTTCATAGCCATGATAAATGGCTACAAGCCAGGTCTTGATCTAGCTATGACCACAAACGGCTTTTTACTTGCTAAAAAAGCCCAAGCACTCAAAGACGCTGGGCTAAAACGCCTAAACATCTCTCTTGACAGCCTTGATCCAAAAAAAGCTAATTTTTTGGCTAGAAAAGATGTGCTAGAACACGTCTTAGAGGGCATAAAAACAGCTTGCGAGCTTGGATTTGGTGTGAAGCTAAACACTGTGGCTTTAAAAGGCGTAAATGACGCTGAATTAGTGGAGCTTATGGACTTTGCCAAGTCTTGCAACGCTCAAATCCGCTATATAGAGTTTATGGAAAACAGCCACGCAAGTGGAGAGCTAAAAGGTCTAAGAAAAGATGATATTCTAGGTATTATATGCCAAAAATACAATCTAAAAGAGATAACAAAAAGCCCAAATAGCCCATCAAGTCTTTTTAAGCTTGAAGATGGGTATAAATTTGGTATCATCGATCCACATAAGCATGATTTTTGCGCTACTTGCAACCGCCTAAGGCTGAGTGCTGAGGGCTTGCTGATACCTTGTCTTTACTATGAAGATGGCAAAAGCATAAGAGAGGCCATGAGAGCTGGAGATATCAAAAAAGCTTGCGAAATCCTACGTGAAGTCATCGCCAACAAACCAGAAAAAAACAAATGGGAAAATGACGGCAAGGGCGAGATATCAAGTAGGGCGTTTTACCAAACAGGCGGCTGA
- a CDS encoding 7-carboxy-7-deazaguanine synthase QueE yields MVISVVEHFASIQGEGKFQGRYSFFIRLAGCNLSCKGFGCEMKSPKTGEILVGCDTIRAVAIKHFDYPKFDFVGLKNLVENLKFKPIIVLTGGEPLLWHKDVDLQKFIAWLLEREYEVHFETNGTVFVDFNQFEIYKKCKFAISPKLAISGEPKSKRLNQKALKSLFANASAFYKFVVRGDELDEIREILALQNGEVWCMPLGKNISELNANAINVANFCINHGFNYSDRLHIRLWNDKEGV; encoded by the coding sequence ATAGTGATAAGCGTGGTCGAGCATTTCGCCAGCATCCAAGGCGAGGGGAAATTCCAAGGTAGATACTCATTTTTTATCCGTTTGGCTGGGTGCAATCTGTCTTGCAAAGGCTTTGGCTGTGAGATGAAATCACCTAAAACTGGCGAGATTTTGGTCGGGTGCGACACGATAAGAGCAGTTGCTATCAAGCATTTTGATTATCCTAAATTTGACTTTGTGGGTTTAAAAAATTTAGTAGAAAATCTCAAATTTAAGCCTATCATCGTCCTAACTGGCGGAGAACCTCTTCTTTGGCATAAAGACGTTGATTTGCAAAAATTCATAGCGTGGCTTTTGGAGCGTGAGTATGAAGTACATTTTGAGACAAACGGCACTGTTTTTGTGGATTTTAATCAGTTTGAAATCTATAAAAAATGCAAATTTGCTATCAGTCCCAAACTAGCCATAAGTGGCGAACCAAAATCAAAAAGATTAAATCAAAAAGCCTTAAAATCGCTATTTGCAAATGCTAGTGCGTTTTATAAATTTGTAGTGCGTGGGGACGAGCTTGATGAGATAAGAGAGATTTTAGCCTTGCAAAACGGCGAAGTGTGGTGCATGCCTCTTGGCAAAAATATCTCCGAGCTAAACGCAAACGCCATAAATGTGGCAAACTTTTGCATAAATCACGGCTTTAATTACAGCGATAGACTTCATATCAGGCTTTGGAATGACAAAGAGGGTGTGTAG
- a CDS encoding AlwI family type II restriction endonuclease has product MARKFEQKILSFSTTIRNPKRIPNFLKILSIFENQILTNEIILKIVKNVINAKIYYPQQLMNLHPNLKDIFQSEDGFSDDELEFIVQNSEQNHKEKGFEKGWESRFDTWYKLMKEFGFCYYQKNKKILISNTGKMLINSIKDDNSIDDEIVSNVFLNAMSRYQVGNPFKKNSNLTTPFVLLLKLIEKLHTCDPNSTGIYRDEISILLCYPNNNVNELFATILNLRNEIYKISKLNFGYSDEFIYEKCLKLLNSTNETRFKISQITGEAIDEYIRKMRITGLISLRGNGRFLDFNKNEMVKINYILSKPIPQYENFLNDNDEKAFEFYKYMSQIDENFTQRQETEETSQNIKLQSLEKFALNYDKNFIKDELLITCSKNKKSDDMVLKLIDKPLRFEFLTSIILKQAFKNAEILPNYICDDEGIPIRFASGNKADIIANDKKCESYIEVSLMAGRIQVANEIIPIERHLLKNIENSQNKKIKFSIFVAPQIHDDVKRYVDFSKFDKNIDILCFSSDDFIKKLENTDELFDMCLNSI; this is encoded by the coding sequence ATGGCACGCAAATTTGAACAAAAAATTTTGAGTTTTTCTACCACCATAAGAAATCCAAAAAGAATACCAAATTTTTTAAAAATTTTATCTATTTTTGAAAACCAAATTTTAACAAATGAAATTATACTTAAAATCGTAAAAAATGTGATAAATGCTAAAATTTACTATCCACAACAACTTATGAATCTACATCCAAATTTAAAAGATATTTTTCAAAGCGAAGATGGTTTTAGTGATGATGAACTAGAATTTATAGTCCAAAACTCAGAACAAAATCACAAGGAAAAAGGCTTTGAAAAAGGCTGGGAAAGCAGGTTTGATACTTGGTATAAATTGATGAAAGAATTTGGATTTTGTTATTATCAAAAAAATAAAAAGATACTAATAAGCAATACTGGCAAAATGCTCATCAATAGTATAAAAGATGATAACAGTATCGATGATGAAATTGTATCGAATGTTTTTTTAAATGCAATGTCAAGGTATCAAGTAGGCAATCCTTTTAAGAAAAATTCAAATCTAACAACGCCATTTGTTTTGCTCCTAAAATTAATAGAAAAACTTCATACTTGCGACCCAAATTCAACTGGGATTTATAGAGATGAGATAAGCATACTTTTATGCTACCCAAACAACAATGTTAACGAACTTTTTGCGACTATTTTAAACTTACGAAATGAAATTTATAAAATTTCAAAACTAAATTTTGGATACAGCGATGAGTTCATTTACGAAAAATGTTTAAAATTATTAAATTCAACAAATGAAACAAGATTTAAAATAAGCCAAATTACAGGTGAGGCAATTGATGAATATATTAGAAAAATGCGTATCACTGGACTTATTTCACTTCGTGGAAATGGCAGGTTTTTAGATTTTAATAAAAATGAAATGGTAAAAATTAACTACATTTTATCCAAGCCAATACCACAATATGAAAATTTCCTAAACGATAACGATGAAAAGGCTTTTGAATTTTATAAATATATGTCCCAAATAGATGAAAATTTCACTCAAAGACAAGAAACAGAAGAAACTAGCCAAAATATAAAGCTACAAAGTCTTGAAAAATTTGCATTAAACTATGATAAAAACTTCATTAAAGACGAACTACTAATAACCTGTTCTAAAAACAAAAAATCAGATGATATGGTTCTAAAATTGATTGATAAACCACTTAGATTTGAGTTTTTAACATCCATAATTTTAAAACAAGCTTTTAAAAATGCTGAGATTTTGCCAAATTATATCTGTGATGATGAGGGAATTCCTATAAGATTTGCCAGTGGAAACAAAGCCGATATTATCGCAAATGATAAAAAATGCGAAAGCTATATTGAAGTTTCTTTGATGGCTGGTCGTATACAAGTGGCAAATGAAATAATACCAATAGAACGTCATTTACTCAAAAACATAGAAAATTCCCAAAACAAAAAAATTAAATTCAGTATTTTTGTAGCACCACAAATTCACGATGATGTCAAACGTTACGTGGATTTTTCAAAATTTGATAAAAATATTGATATCTTGTGTTTTAGCTCAGATGACTTCATAAAGAAACTTGAAAATACCGATGAGCTTTTTGATATGTGTTTAAATAGTATTTAA
- a CDS encoding Dam family site-specific DNA-(adenine-N6)-methyltransferase, which produces MIRSPLFYVGDKYKLMEELQKLFPKKIDRFIEPFVGGGSAFLNTQANVYLLNDIDQNIIKIHKFLLSFANQPNKLFDDIFAMINSYDLSCSYLGKTAPDDMKKMYIKTYYAKFNKQSYQNLKNDFNKNKNQILLLYILLIYGFNHMIRFNKLGDFNLPVGNVDFNKNVYKAINDYLNFIKDKKCEFFSQDYCDFLNKIDFRKSDFVYCDPPYLISNSQYCKNWNEMSEILLYQKLDELDKKNIKFGITNLLHHKGKTNTIFEKWSQKYKIYNIKSNYISFNDNTIKADSKELFVINL; this is translated from the coding sequence TTGATACGCTCACCACTTTTTTACGTAGGCGACAAATATAAGCTTATGGAAGAGTTGCAAAAACTTTTTCCTAAAAAAATAGATAGATTTATTGAGCCATTTGTCGGTGGTGGAAGTGCTTTTTTAAACACGCAAGCCAATGTATATTTACTCAATGATATAGATCAAAATATAATCAAAATCCATAAATTTCTACTATCTTTTGCAAACCAGCCAAATAAACTTTTTGATGATATATTTGCTATGATAAATAGCTATGATTTAAGCTGTTCTTATCTTGGCAAAACTGCTCCAGATGATATGAAAAAAATGTATATAAAAACATACTATGCCAAATTTAACAAACAATCATACCAAAATCTAAAAAACGATTTCAACAAAAATAAAAACCAAATTTTATTATTATATATTTTGCTTATTTATGGTTTTAATCATATGATTAGATTTAATAAATTAGGCGATTTCAATCTCCCTGTTGGCAATGTGGATTTCAATAAAAATGTTTATAAAGCCATAAATGATTATCTAAATTTTATAAAAGACAAAAAATGCGAATTTTTTTCACAAGATTACTGTGATTTTTTAAATAAAATTGATTTCAGAAAAAGCGATTTTGTATATTGCGACCCACCATATCTCATATCAAATTCACAATATTGCAAAAATTGGAATGAAATGAGTGAAATTTTACTTTATCAAAAACTTGATGAACTAGATAAGAAAAATATTAAATTTGGTATTACAAATTTACTCCATCATAAAGGCAAAACAAATACAATTTTTGAAAAATGGTCTCAAAAATACAAAATTTACAACATAAAAAGTAATTACATAAGCTTTAACGATAACACAATAAAAGCAGATAGCAAAGAACTTTTTGTAATAAATTTATAA
- a CDS encoding DNA adenine methylase yields MREFELKNRRYIGSKAKLLDFIKSQILDIKFDSFADIFAGTGVVSEFIIKDTDAKTIIINDFLYSNQTIYNAFFNQSNFNKDKLAKISNYFNSIKNLEENYFSLNFGNKFFSQNDAKKIGFIRENLDNLELNDKERSIILASLIYSCDRVANTVGHFEAYRKKVQFNDCFKFELIKPISTKKNIIIYQKDSNELAKEIKADLIFIDPPYNSRQYSRFYHIYENLAQWKKPELFGIALKPKEQNMSEYCRSNAPKILDDLIQNLNTKFIALTYNNTYNSKSSSSKNKISYDQIVEILSKKGDLSIKEQTHIFFNAGKTDFGNHKEFLFLVKVKN; encoded by the coding sequence ATGAGAGAATTTGAATTAAAAAATAGGCGTTATATAGGTAGCAAAGCAAAGCTTTTGGACTTTATAAAAAGCCAAATACTAGATATAAAATTTGATAGTTTTGCTGATATTTTTGCTGGAACTGGCGTCGTATCAGAATTTATCATTAAAGACACGGACGCAAAAACAATTATAATCAACGATTTTTTATATTCAAATCAGACAATTTACAATGCTTTTTTTAACCAAAGTAATTTTAATAAAGATAAACTTGCCAAAATTTCAAATTATTTTAATTCAATAAAAAATTTAGAAGAAAATTATTTTTCACTAAATTTTGGAAATAAATTTTTTAGTCAAAATGATGCCAAAAAAATCGGCTTTATTAGGGAAAATTTAGACAACTTGGAGTTAAACGATAAAGAGAGAAGTATTATTTTAGCCAGCTTAATTTATTCTTGTGATAGAGTTGCAAATACTGTGGGGCATTTTGAGGCGTATCGTAAAAAAGTACAATTTAATGACTGCTTTAAATTTGAACTTATCAAACCAATATCAACAAAAAAAAATATAATTATATATCAAAAAGACAGCAATGAATTAGCAAAAGAGATAAAGGCTGATTTGATATTTATCGACCCACCATACAATAGTCGTCAATATAGTCGTTTTTATCATATTTATGAAAACTTAGCACAATGGAAAAAACCTGAGTTATTTGGCATAGCCTTAAAACCAAAAGAGCAAAATATGAGTGAATATTGTCGCTCAAATGCACCAAAAATACTTGATGATTTGATACAAAATCTCAATACTAAATTTATAGCTCTTACTTACAACAATACATACAATTCAAAGTCTAGTTCATCAAAAAACAAAATAAGTTATGACCAAATCGTAGAAATTTTATCCAAAAAAGGCGATTTGAGTATAAAAGAGCAAACTCATATTTTTTTTAATGCTGGTAAAACAGATTTTGGCAACCACAAAGAATTTTTATTTCTAGTAAAGGTTAAGAATTGA
- a CDS encoding iron-containing alcohol dehydrogenase — MNNFTYQCPTKVIFGKNSIKEIKNEIPKNAKVLAIFGGGSVKTNGVYEQVTQALEGFFVREFWGVEPNPRLETCQKALNLIKEHEIDFLLSVGGGSVLDATKFIAAAAKFDGEIWDIVGLRAKFSDAMPLGCVMTLPATGSEMNCASVISNGALKIKKSFKNPLVYPRFSIIDPQTTFSLPLRQLRNGIVDTFVHVLEQYATQDLSTDVQDGFCLSVLKAVIQNAKALESEPQNYDVRANLCWAATCALNGWASLGCVQDWSSHAIGHELSAAYGIDHGLSLAVVTTRLLRYNIKFKSTKLAKMGRELFALNGDEMSVAMACTHKIEELFASTGIATSLAELGLDKFEVAEQISNRFKERNLVAGEHANIDYKAVRQILLEC; from the coding sequence ATGAATAATTTTACCTACCAATGTCCAACAAAAGTTATATTTGGCAAAAATTCCATAAAAGAAATAAAAAACGAAATACCAAAAAACGCCAAAGTCTTGGCGATTTTTGGCGGTGGAAGCGTGAAAACAAACGGAGTTTATGAGCAAGTCACTCAGGCTTTAGAAGGATTTTTTGTGCGTGAGTTTTGGGGCGTGGAGCCAAATCCTAGACTTGAAACTTGCCAAAAAGCTCTAAATTTGATAAAAGAGCATGAGATAGATTTTTTGCTTAGTGTGGGTGGTGGAAGCGTTTTGGACGCTACGAAATTCATCGCCGCGGCAGCTAAATTTGACGGTGAGATTTGGGATATAGTGGGGCTTAGAGCTAAATTTAGTGACGCCATGCCACTTGGCTGCGTGATGACCTTGCCAGCGACTGGCAGCGAGATGAACTGTGCTTCAGTTATATCAAACGGGGCTTTAAAAATCAAAAAAAGCTTTAAAAATCCACTCGTCTATCCACGCTTTAGCATCATCGACCCACAAACCACCTTTAGCCTGCCATTAAGACAGCTTAGAAACGGTATTGTCGATACTTTCGTGCATGTTTTGGAGCAGTACGCCACGCAAGATTTAAGCACAGATGTGCAAGATGGATTTTGCTTGAGCGTATTAAAAGCCGTGATACAAAATGCAAAAGCACTAGAAAGCGAGCCGCAAAACTACGACGTCAGGGCAAATTTATGCTGGGCGGCGACTTGCGCGCTAAATGGCTGGGCATCTCTTGGGTGTGTTCAAGACTGGTCAAGCCACGCAATCGGACACGAGCTAAGTGCGGCGTATGGAATAGATCATGGACTAAGCCTTGCAGTGGTCACGACTAGACTTTTGAGATACAATATCAAATTTAAATCCACCAAACTAGCCAAAATGGGGCGTGAGCTATTCGCTCTAAATGGTGATGAAATGAGCGTGGCGATGGCTTGCACGCACAAGATAGAAGAGCTTTTCGCCTCTACTGGCATAGCTACGAGCTTGGCTGAGCTTGGGCTGGATAAATTTGAAGTGGCAGAGCAAATATCAAATAGATTTAAAGAACGAAATTTAGTGGCTGGAGAACATGCAAATATCGATTACAAAGCAGTTAGACAGATACTTTTGGAGTGTTAG
- a CDS encoding 6-pyruvoyl trahydropterin synthase family protein, with the protein MIIRKLYDYENAHIVRFCSSKRCRESIHGHSYKCEVLLSSNYLDNAEMVYDFGLMKQGIKQIIDSFDHTTTLYAKDSDEYKNDIKKHSKRWIELPYNPSAEQFSRVFFVLIDRLLSLTNMQNGERDVTLHSIIVHETATGYAQCFKEDAYNRNMGVINLDEVVFSDGIKEEWDDFGFYERLKNADRFTNLKDC; encoded by the coding sequence ATGATTATTAGAAAACTTTATGATTACGAAAACGCCCATATAGTTAGGTTTTGTAGCTCCAAAAGGTGCCGTGAAAGTATCCACGGACACAGCTATAAATGCGAAGTTTTGCTAAGCTCAAACTACCTTGATAACGCTGAGATGGTCTATGACTTTGGTCTGATGAAACAAGGAATTAAACAAATAATTGATAGTTTTGACCACACGACGACTTTATATGCAAAAGATAGCGATGAGTACAAAAACGATATCAAAAAGCACTCCAAACGCTGGATAGAGCTGCCTTATAACCCAAGTGCTGAGCAGTTTAGCCGTGTGTTTTTTGTGCTAATTGACAGGCTTTTAAGCCTTACAAATATGCAAAATGGCGAACGAGATGTCACGCTTCATAGCATCATCGTGCATGAAACAGCCACAGGATACGCTCAATGCTTCAAAGAAGATGCTTATAACCGAAATATGGGCGTTATAAATCTTGATGAGGTTGTTTTCAGCGATGGGATCAAGGAAGAATGGGACGATTTTGGCTTTTACGAAAGGCTAAAAAATGCAGATAGATTTACAAATTTAAAGGATTGCTGA
- a CDS encoding 16S rRNA (uracil(1498)-N(3))-methyltransferase, translating to MRFLYDINAGNESLEIKGESFNHLKARRVKLGERIEIRNLQDGYSYLYEIKELGRSAVCELVFRSLPKSEESDFSVVWAVVEPSVIEKTLPSLNELGVAKIIFVYTEFSQKNIKLDLARFERILISSSEQCGRNSIIKFEIFKSVDELLEVYKSVALVDFGGESLQNANAGELLFVGAEGGFSDSERAKFERKFSLKCKNILRSNTAIISVVSKFLV from the coding sequence TTGAGATTTTTATACGATATTAATGCTGGAAATGAGAGCTTGGAGATAAAGGGCGAGAGCTTCAATCATCTAAAAGCAAGGCGAGTAAAGCTAGGCGAACGCATCGAAATCAGAAATCTGCAAGATGGATATAGCTATCTTTACGAGATAAAAGAACTTGGTAGAAGTGCTGTTTGTGAGCTTGTTTTTCGCTCGCTACCAAAGAGCGAAGAGAGTGATTTTAGCGTGGTTTGGGCTGTGGTCGAGCCAAGCGTGATAGAAAAAACTCTGCCAAGTCTAAATGAGCTTGGCGTGGCTAAAATTATTTTTGTTTATACTGAATTTTCGCAAAAAAATATTAAGCTAGATTTGGCTAGATTTGAGCGGATTTTGATAAGCTCAAGCGAGCAATGCGGCAGAAATAGTATTATTAAATTTGAGATTTTTAAAAGCGTAGATGAGCTTTTGGAAGTTTATAAAAGCGTGGCTTTGGTGGATTTTGGCGGCGAGAGCTTGCAAAATGCAAACGCTGGCGAGCTACTTTTTGTAGGAGCTGAGGGTGGATTTAGTGATAGCGAAAGAGCGAAATTTGAGCGTAAATTTAGTCTAAAATGTAAAAATATACTTCGCTCAAATACAGCTATTATCAGCGTCGTTAGTAAATTTTTGGTGTGA